From a single Loigolactobacillus coryniformis subsp. coryniformis KCTC 3167 = DSM 20001 genomic region:
- a CDS encoding APC family permease, whose product MSIKDKMWQKQSLDKYLAKDNQFIKSMNAFDLMALGIGAVIGTGIFILPGTVAALKAGPGIMLSFVIAAIVCSLAAMCYAEFSSAMPIAGSAYSYGNVIFGEFIGWILGWALILEYMLAVAAVSTGFSAYFSSLLQGFGLAIPKVLSGPFDPTHGTYINIVAVIIVWLITWLLSQGMKQSVRINNIMVIVKISIIVIFLLVGVFYVKPANWHPFLPFGKLGVLHGASTVFFAYLGFDAVSSSAAEVKNPQRNMPIGIIGTLVIATVLYILVSVVLTGMVSFRELDVANPVAFALQKVGQNWTAGIISLGALAGMFTMMVTMIYSSSRLIYSIGRDGLLPKFLGRLQGKNHLPQHSLLLATLIISFLGGLVPLDQLTSLVNIGTLIAFTFVSIGIIPLRKHTEITHNGFHVPWSPILPIISALACIGLMLTLSLETWIASLIWFAIGMVIYFTYGIHHENISD is encoded by the coding sequence TTGTCGATCAAAGATAAAATGTGGCAAAAGCAAAGTCTAGATAAATATCTAGCTAAAGATAATCAATTCATCAAATCAATGAACGCATTTGACTTGATGGCATTAGGAATCGGTGCGGTAATCGGAACGGGGATCTTCATCTTGCCTGGTACTGTAGCTGCCCTAAAAGCAGGACCGGGGATCATGCTTTCATTCGTAATTGCCGCAATTGTTTGTTCTTTAGCAGCCATGTGTTACGCGGAGTTTTCATCCGCGATGCCCATTGCCGGTTCGGCTTATTCTTACGGTAATGTGATCTTTGGTGAATTTATTGGCTGGATCCTTGGTTGGGCGCTGATCCTCGAGTATATGTTAGCCGTCGCTGCTGTTTCAACTGGTTTTTCGGCTTACTTTAGTTCTCTACTACAGGGCTTTGGCCTCGCCATACCGAAAGTACTCAGCGGGCCGTTCGACCCCACACACGGCACTTATATTAATATTGTGGCAGTTATTATCGTCTGGTTGATTACTTGGTTATTAAGTCAAGGCATGAAACAATCGGTGCGCATTAACAACATCATGGTAATTGTTAAAATTAGTATCATCGTCATTTTCTTGTTGGTCGGTGTCTTCTATGTCAAGCCCGCTAATTGGCACCCATTTTTACCATTTGGTAAGCTTGGGGTCTTACACGGCGCTTCAACCGTCTTCTTTGCTTACTTAGGTTTTGACGCCGTTTCATCATCAGCCGCTGAAGTTAAAAATCCACAGCGTAATATGCCGATCGGAATTATCGGAACTCTAGTGATTGCAACCGTACTGTACATTTTAGTTTCTGTGGTTCTAACTGGGATGGTTTCCTTCCGTGAATTGGATGTTGCCAACCCCGTAGCGTTCGCCTTACAAAAGGTGGGGCAAAATTGGACGGCCGGTATTATTTCTTTAGGCGCCTTAGCGGGTATGTTTACCATGATGGTCACTATGATTTACAGTAGTTCACGTTTGATCTACTCAATTGGTCGTGACGGTTTACTACCTAAATTTCTCGGCCGTTTACAAGGAAAAAATCACTTGCCACAACATAGTTTATTACTGGCTACGTTGATCATTTCCTTCTTAGGTGGATTAGTTCCATTAGATCAACTGACTAGTTTAGTCAATATTGGCACGTTGATCGCCTTCACCTTTGTCTCAATCGGTATTATTCCATTACGCAAGCACACTGAGATCACACATAATGGCTTCCATGTGCCCTGGTCACCTATTCTACCGATCATCTCAGCCTTAGCTTGTATTGGATTAATGCTCACTTTATCTTTAGAAACTTGGATTGCTTCTTTGATCTGGTTTGCCATCGGTATGGTAATTTACTTTACTTACGGCATTCATCATGAGAATATCTCTGATTAA
- the aroC gene encoding chorismate synthase: MRYVTAGESHGPKLTAVIEGIPAGLTLSADKINAALARRQQGYGRGNRMKIEHDQVEIVSGVRHQKTLGAPITLQVTNRDYAHWDEIMSPTAAATPENTIRQVTKPRPGHADLVGGQKYQQRDLRNILERSSARETTMRVAVGSVCQQLLAAIDVEVLGFVQQLGGIYADPTKLPELGDLAAVRAVTEASDVRTYDEAAAAKIRDLIDVTKKAGDTLGGVVEVVATNLPAGLGSYVSADTKLDAKIAQSIISINAFKGVEFGDGFGLADHPGSEDMDEILYTPERGFYRGSNHLGGFEGGMTNGEPIIVKGVMKPIPTLYKPLNSVDIATKQAYKANVERSDTTAVPAAAVVAEAMVSITLAEAVLAKFDADALPRLQAQVAAYRKELAAY; the protein is encoded by the coding sequence ATGCGTTATGTAACAGCAGGAGAATCACATGGGCCTAAACTAACGGCAGTGATCGAAGGGATACCCGCTGGTTTAACTTTATCTGCGGATAAAATCAATGCAGCATTGGCGCGGCGCCAGCAAGGCTATGGTCGCGGTAATCGGATGAAGATCGAACATGATCAAGTGGAGATCGTTTCTGGCGTACGCCACCAAAAAACGTTAGGTGCACCGATTACGTTACAGGTGACTAACCGCGATTACGCCCATTGGGATGAAATCATGAGCCCAACTGCAGCAGCAACACCGGAAAATACGATCCGCCAGGTGACCAAGCCACGGCCTGGCCATGCGGACTTAGTTGGGGGACAAAAATACCAACAACGTGATCTACGCAATATTTTGGAACGCTCTAGTGCGCGGGAAACAACGATGCGTGTGGCGGTCGGTAGTGTTTGCCAGCAGTTATTGGCAGCAATCGATGTCGAAGTGCTCGGGTTTGTTCAACAGTTAGGTGGTATCTACGCTGATCCAACTAAATTACCAGAATTAGGTGATCTAGCGGCCGTTCGTGCAGTCACCGAAGCCAGTGACGTCAGAACCTATGATGAAGCTGCTGCCGCTAAGATCCGCGATCTGATCGATGTCACTAAAAAAGCTGGTGATACCTTAGGTGGTGTTGTCGAAGTCGTTGCCACTAATCTACCAGCTGGTTTGGGGAGTTATGTGAGCGCAGATACTAAATTAGATGCAAAAATTGCCCAGTCGATCATTAGTATCAATGCCTTTAAAGGGGTTGAATTTGGTGACGGCTTCGGTTTAGCGGATCATCCCGGTAGTGAAGATATGGACGAAATTTTGTACACACCAGAACGTGGCTTCTACCGAGGCAGCAATCATTTGGGTGGTTTTGAAGGCGGTATGACCAATGGTGAGCCGATTATTGTTAAAGGGGTCATGAAGCCAATTCCTACGTTGTACAAACCACTGAATAGTGTCGATATCGCGACTAAGCAAGCTTATAAAGCCAATGTAGAACGCTCCGATACCACGGCGGTGCCGGCAGCAGCAGTCGTCGCTGAAGCAATGGTATCGATCACGTTAGCGGAAGCCGTTTTAGCTAAATTTGACGCTGATGCCTTACCACGTCTACAAGCACAAGTTGCAGCTTATCGGAAAGAATTAGCCGCATACTAA
- a CDS encoding GNAT family N-acetyltransferase has protein sequence MQIKFQRAQHSDLPFIVKVYNKTVASRMVTADLEPVTVVQREPWFAAHQQRRRPLWLITADGQPAGWLSLSDYYGRAAYHNTVEISLYIDEQFRGQHIGQQSLAFVEQQAPTLGIKTVLSFIFGHNQPSLHLFTKQGYRQWGKLPQVAELDGEFRDLVILGKQIN, from the coding sequence ATGCAAATAAAGTTTCAGCGGGCACAACATAGCGATTTGCCGTTTATTGTTAAAGTTTATAACAAAACAGTGGCGAGCCGAATGGTGACTGCTGATTTAGAACCAGTGACGGTGGTCCAGCGTGAGCCATGGTTTGCGGCACATCAACAACGGCGACGGCCTTTGTGGTTGATCACAGCAGACGGGCAACCAGCTGGTTGGCTGAGTTTATCGGATTATTATGGACGCGCGGCGTACCACAATACGGTTGAAATCAGTCTCTATATTGATGAACAGTTTCGCGGTCAACATATCGGTCAGCAAAGTCTGGCTTTTGTTGAGCAACAAGCACCGACATTAGGTATCAAAACGGTTTTGAGTTTTATTTTTGGTCACAATCAACCTAGCCTACATTTATTTACGAAGCAAGGTTATCGTCAATGGGGAAAGTTACCCCAAGTAGCTGAATTAGATGGTGAGTTTCGTGATCTGGTCATTTTAGGTAAACAAATCAATTAG
- the aroA gene encoding 3-phosphoshikimate 1-carboxyvinyltransferase, which yields MDKALIANAQGLHGTLTIPGDKSISHRSIMFGALAEGTTVIDHFLFSDDCKRTLAAFQALGVPITIEGDQVTITGVGLNGLKAPKEPIDLGNSGTSTRLLLGLLSKQPFPIDFFGDASLSKRPMQRVIGPLSQMGAQITATADDFLPLTIAANTQLNAVEMTVPVASAQVKSALIFAALQADGISKLTEIAQTRDHTERMLRQFGGEIEKDGLTLTTKPQNHFVAQQFRVPGDMSSAAFFALAATLVPNSELRLAQVGLNKTRTGFLDVLSRMGADIHVENVDSRIDEVSGDLVVISSALKATTVHGTEIANVIDEIPLIALAATQAEGTTEISDAAELRVKETDRIETVATELRKLGANIETKPDGMIIHGPTPLRAVTSDTVDSHGDHRIGLMLAVAALLSHSQLTLHDAAAINVSYPSFFTDLKQVLD from the coding sequence ATGGATAAAGCATTAATTGCCAATGCGCAAGGGCTACACGGGACCTTAACGATTCCTGGTGATAAAAGTATTTCGCATCGTAGCATCATGTTTGGTGCATTAGCTGAAGGAACCACGGTGATCGATCATTTTCTTTTCTCTGATGATTGCAAGCGCACATTAGCTGCGTTTCAAGCGTTGGGGGTACCGATCACGATCGAGGGTGATCAAGTCACGATCACTGGGGTTGGTTTGAACGGGTTAAAGGCGCCCAAAGAGCCAATTGATCTCGGTAACTCAGGCACGTCCACGCGTTTATTGCTGGGTTTACTGAGTAAGCAGCCATTTCCAATCGATTTTTTTGGTGATGCTTCTTTGAGCAAGCGGCCGATGCAACGGGTGATCGGCCCATTAAGTCAAATGGGGGCGCAGATCACGGCGACTGCTGATGATTTTTTACCGTTGACGATTGCAGCGAATACCCAACTAAATGCAGTTGAAATGACAGTACCGGTGGCTAGTGCGCAGGTTAAAAGCGCGCTGATTTTTGCCGCCTTACAAGCCGATGGTATTTCGAAATTAACTGAAATTGCCCAGACACGTGATCATACTGAGCGGATGCTACGCCAATTCGGCGGTGAAATCGAAAAAGATGGGTTAACGCTGACCACCAAACCACAGAATCATTTTGTCGCGCAACAATTCCGTGTACCAGGTGATATGTCGTCAGCGGCCTTTTTTGCCTTGGCAGCGACCCTCGTTCCTAATAGTGAACTGCGGCTGGCCCAAGTTGGCTTGAATAAGACGCGGACAGGCTTTTTGGATGTTTTGAGTCGCATGGGTGCCGACATTCACGTTGAAAATGTTGATTCGCGTATCGACGAAGTTAGTGGTGATCTGGTGGTAATTTCAAGTGCTTTAAAGGCAACTACGGTTCATGGCACTGAGATCGCCAACGTGATCGACGAAATTCCTTTGATCGCATTGGCGGCAACGCAAGCCGAAGGCACTACCGAGATCAGTGATGCCGCTGAATTACGGGTCAAAGAAACTGACCGTATCGAAACCGTGGCGACAGAGCTACGTAAATTAGGAGCTAACATCGAAACTAAGCCGGATGGGATGATCATTCATGGGCCAACACCATTGCGTGCAGTAACTAGCGATACGGTAGATTCACATGGTGATCATCGTATTGGTTTAATGTTGGCAGTGGCTGCTTTATTGAGTCACAGCCAATTAACGCTGCATGATGCCGCTGCGATTAATGTCTCTTATCCCAGTTTTTTCACCGACTTAAAACAGGTATTAGATTAA
- the gdhA gene encoding NADP-specific glutamate dehydrogenase: MSQATEYIKEVRANLAQRDGNQAEFLEAVDNFLATITPVFEAHPEYIEANILGQITEPERAFQFRVPWVDDAGKVQINRGFRVQFNSAIGPYKGGLRFHPSVNLSVVKFLGFEQIFKNSLTGLPIGGGKGGSDFNPKGKSDGEVMRFAQSFMTELQKHIGPDIDVPAGDIGVGGREIGYLFGQYKRLNGFSGGILTGKGLSYGGSLARPEATGFGLLYYVDAMLKAHRDDLSGKKIKLSGAGNVAIYAIQKATELGAKVVTVSDSDGYIYDEQGIDYKVVQQIKEVERGRISEYAKRVSTAEYSKGSVWEAPIDCDVALPCATQNEIDVAGAKLLISSGVQVVAEGANMPSTPEAIKAYRQAGLLYGPAKAANAGGVAVSALEMSQNSQRLAWSFADVDQRLQKIMQDIFQKSADAAKQYNLGDDYVAGANIAGFLKVADAMYAQGIV, from the coding sequence ATGTCACAAGCAACTGAATATATCAAAGAAGTTCGGGCGAACCTTGCTCAACGCGATGGCAACCAAGCTGAGTTTCTTGAAGCGGTCGATAATTTTCTAGCAACGATCACGCCGGTGTTTGAAGCACATCCCGAATATATTGAAGCTAATATTTTGGGCCAGATCACTGAACCTGAGCGGGCCTTCCAATTCCGTGTACCGTGGGTCGACGATGCTGGTAAAGTTCAGATCAATCGTGGCTTCCGGGTGCAATTTAATTCCGCTATTGGCCCGTATAAGGGTGGGCTACGCTTCCATCCTAGTGTTAACTTGTCTGTTGTTAAATTTTTAGGCTTTGAGCAAATTTTCAAAAATAGTCTAACTGGCTTACCAATCGGTGGTGGTAAAGGCGGTAGTGACTTTAACCCTAAAGGTAAATCTGATGGTGAAGTTATGCGTTTTGCCCAAAGCTTTATGACCGAATTGCAAAAACATATTGGGCCTGATATTGACGTGCCAGCTGGTGATATTGGTGTCGGCGGTCGTGAAATTGGTTACTTATTTGGTCAATACAAACGTTTAAATGGCTTTAGTGGTGGGATTTTAACTGGTAAAGGTCTCAGCTACGGTGGTAGCTTAGCGCGGCCAGAAGCGACTGGTTTTGGCTTACTTTACTATGTGGATGCGATGCTCAAAGCACATCGTGATGACCTCAGCGGTAAAAAAATCAAATTATCTGGTGCCGGTAATGTGGCAATCTATGCGATTCAAAAAGCGACTGAACTAGGTGCTAAAGTCGTAACGGTTTCTGATTCTGATGGCTATATTTATGATGAACAAGGTATTGACTACAAGGTTGTGCAACAGATCAAAGAAGTCGAACGCGGTCGTATCAGTGAATACGCTAAGCGGGTCTCAACGGCAGAATATTCTAAAGGTTCTGTTTGGGAAGCACCAATTGATTGTGACGTTGCTTTACCATGTGCAACACAAAATGAAATTGATGTTGCTGGGGCTAAATTATTGATTTCCAGCGGCGTCCAAGTGGTTGCTGAAGGGGCCAATATGCCAAGTACACCAGAAGCTATCAAAGCTTATCGCCAAGCCGGCTTATTGTACGGTCCAGCTAAAGCAGCTAATGCTGGTGGCGTTGCCGTTTCTGCGTTAGAAATGAGTCAAAACAGTCAACGGCTAGCTTGGTCGTTTGCTGATGTAGATCAACGTTTACAGAAGATTATGCAAGATATTTTCCAAAAATCAGCTGATGCCGCTAAACAGTATAATTTAGGCGACGATTATGTTGCGGGTGCCAATATTGCTGGTTTCTTGAAAGTTGCTGATGCGATGTACGCTCAAGGTATTGTCTAA
- the eno gene encoding phosphopyruvate hydratase, whose amino-acid sequence MSKSVVIESVKAREVFDSRGNPTVEADVVLTDGTLGRASVPSGASTGELEATELRDGGSRLLGKGVSKAVNNVNTEINDALKGVSPYNQAAIDQIMIDLDGTPNKARLGANAILGVSMATARAAALSLDTPLYRYLGGVNIELPQTFHNVINGGAHADNGIDFQEFMITPIKKTSFRDGIEKIADTYHTLKKVLEDAGFQTGLGDEGGFAPDLKNTDEAVSMLYKAIEQAGYVPGEDIGIALDAASSEFYNEETGIYTFEGHEFNADQLRDYYVNDLLKKFPAIISIEDPFSENDWDNFAKFTEEVGDRVQLVGDDIFVTNPSIFRKGIKKGVANSILIKLNQIGTVSESIEAIRLAKNNGYTTMISHRSGETEDTFVADFAVAVSGGELKTGAMARSERVAKYNQLLRIEEELEGQAHVAHFPHNVDFD is encoded by the coding sequence ATGTCTAAATCAGTAGTAATTGAAAGTGTTAAAGCACGTGAAGTCTTTGATTCTCGCGGTAACCCAACTGTCGAAGCTGATGTTGTTTTAACTGACGGTACTTTGGGCCGTGCATCCGTTCCATCAGGTGCTTCAACAGGTGAATTAGAAGCAACTGAATTACGTGATGGTGGTAGCCGTCTTTTAGGTAAAGGCGTTAGCAAAGCCGTTAACAACGTTAACACAGAAATCAATGATGCCTTGAAGGGTGTTTCACCATACAACCAAGCTGCAATTGATCAAATCATGATCGACTTGGATGGTACACCTAACAAAGCACGTTTGGGTGCCAATGCTATCTTAGGCGTTTCTATGGCAACTGCACGTGCTGCTGCACTTTCATTGGATACACCATTGTACCGTTATTTGGGCGGGGTAAACATTGAATTACCACAAACATTCCATAACGTTATCAACGGTGGTGCGCATGCCGACAACGGTATCGATTTCCAAGAATTCATGATCACACCGATCAAGAAGACTAGCTTCCGTGATGGTATCGAAAAAATCGCTGACACTTACCATACTTTGAAAAAAGTCTTGGAAGATGCTGGTTTCCAAACTGGCTTAGGCGACGAAGGTGGCTTTGCTCCTGACTTGAAGAACACTGACGAAGCTGTTTCAATGCTTTACAAAGCAATCGAACAAGCTGGTTACGTGCCTGGTGAAGATATCGGTATCGCTTTAGATGCTGCTTCATCAGAATTCTACAACGAAGAAACTGGCATTTACACATTTGAAGGCCATGAATTCAATGCTGACCAATTACGTGATTATTACGTAAATGACTTATTGAAGAAATTCCCAGCTATCATTTCTATCGAAGATCCATTCTCCGAAAATGATTGGGATAACTTCGCTAAGTTCACTGAAGAAGTTGGCGATCGTGTTCAATTAGTTGGTGACGATATCTTCGTTACAAACCCATCTATCTTCCGTAAAGGGATCAAGAAGGGTGTTGCTAACTCAATCTTAATCAAGTTGAACCAAATCGGTACTGTTTCTGAATCAATCGAAGCAATTCGTTTGGCTAAGAACAACGGCTACACAACAATGATCTCTCATCGTTCAGGTGAAACAGAAGATACATTTGTTGCTGACTTCGCCGTTGCCGTTTCTGGTGGCGAATTGAAGACTGGTGCTATGGCACGTTCAGAACGTGTTGCGAAATATAACCAATTATTACGCATCGAAGAAGAACTTGAAGGCCAAGCACACGTTGCTCATTTTCCACACAACGTTGACTTTGACTAA